Proteins from one Acidimicrobiia bacterium genomic window:
- a CDS encoding class I SAM-dependent methyltransferase gives MDRDPYRRIAKWYDRVLEPMNAPLRAIAMKMLPSATGMAVLDVGCGTGSFLTDFADAGCRAFGLDASPAMLEQAGRRLEGRADLCLGDATRLPYDRGSFDLIVAATVLHELDEAIRIAVLDEMTRTLKPDGRVLVIDFRAGRLKAKGLLTRSLSLVAEVVAGRTHFRNFRSFMAIGGLPALLEFSDLTIDRERKVAGGNVGLYLLRSSDAAGNP, from the coding sequence CTGGAACCAATGAACGCGCCTCTGCGTGCGATTGCCATGAAGATGCTCCCATCCGCAACGGGTATGGCGGTACTCGATGTGGGCTGCGGAACCGGCAGCTTTCTCACCGACTTCGCCGACGCCGGATGCCGGGCCTTCGGGCTCGATGCCTCGCCCGCCATGTTGGAGCAAGCCGGGCGGCGCCTGGAAGGTAGGGCGGATCTGTGCCTCGGCGACGCCACGCGATTGCCTTACGACCGCGGCTCATTCGACCTGATTGTGGCGGCCACGGTCCTGCACGAACTCGACGAGGCGATTCGCATCGCCGTTCTCGACGAGATGACCCGCACCCTCAAACCTGATGGACGGGTGCTGGTGATCGACTTCAGAGCGGGCCGGCTGAAAGCCAAGGGTCTCTTGACAAGATCGTTGTCGCTGGTGGCTGAGGTGGTCGCAGGGCGAACCCATTTCCGCAACTTCCGGTCGTTCATGGCGATCGGGGGGTTGCCCGCCCTGCTCGAGTTTTCGGATCTCACCATCGACCGTGAACGGAAGGTCGCAGGAGGCAACGTGGGGCTCTACTTGCTCCGATCTTCGGACGCCGCCGGCAACCCCTAA